Proteins from one Malania oleifera isolate guangnan ecotype guangnan chromosome 4, ASM2987363v1, whole genome shotgun sequence genomic window:
- the LOC131154201 gene encoding protein C2-DOMAIN ABA-RELATED 7-like, protein MDRLMGLLRLRVRRGINLAVRDTRSSDPYVVITMGEQKLKTGVVKNNCNPEWNEELTLCVADPDVPVKMIVHDKDTFTVDDKMGEAEIDLKPYLECVKKHVDVQPTGTVISRIQQNRKNCLAQESCIVWNNGKLVQDMCLQLKNVECGEVEVQLEWINVPGSKGL, encoded by the exons ATGGATAGGCTGATGGGCCTTCTCAGACTGCGAGTGCGCAGAGGGATCAATTTGGCCGTTCGCGACACCCGCAGCAGTGATCCTTACGTCGTCATCACCATGGGCGAGCAG AAACTGAAGACTGGCGTGGTGAAAAACAATTGCAATCCTGAATGGAATGAAGAACTGACTCTCTGTGTTGCAGATCCTGATGTTCCCGTCAAGATG ATTGTGCATGATAAAGACACATTCACTGTAGATGATAAAATGGGCGAAGCAGAGATTGACCTAAAACCTTACCTGGAGTGTGTGAAAAAGCACGTAGACGTCCAACCAACAGGCACTGTAATCTCAAGGATTCAACAGAATAGGAAGAACTGCCTCGCCCAGGAGAGTTGTATTGTCTGGAACAATGGAAAACTGGTCCAAGACATGTGCCTCCAATTGAAAAACGTAGAGTGTGGAGAAGTGGAGGTACAACTCGAGTGGATTAACGTTCCTGGTTCCAAAGGTCTTTAG